In Streptomyces sp. NBC_00344, the genomic window AGCCCGCGGTCGCTCATCTCGTAGGCGGAGAAGTACTCGGCCTCCTTGCCGGGCGGCACCAGATGCGAGAACAGCGAACGGGAGAGCGCCTGGCTGCCGCCGAGCACCGTGCCGATCGCCGCGGCCAGCAGGAAGAACAAGAACGGCCTGCCGGGCGGCAGGAAGTACCCCACGCAGAGGATCAGCGTCCACACCGCGAGCGAACCGAGAACCGTCCGCTTCGCGCCGTGGGTCCGCGCCAGCCGGCCCATGCCGAGCGCGCCCGCCACCGCCAGTACCTGCACCAGGAGAATCGCCGTGATCAGCGTGGTCTGGCCGAGGCCCAGCTCCTCGGAACCGTACACGGAGGCCTGTGAAATCACCGTCTGGATACCGTCGTTGTAGACCAGGTAAGCCAGCAGGAAGGACAGCGTCAGCGGATAGCGGCGCATGTCCCGCAGGGTTGCCATGAGCTGCCGCCACCCCGCACCGACGGCGCCGCGCCCGCCGCCGGCCGCGACCCGCCGGTCACGCAGCCGCCTCAGCGGTATCACGGTGAAGGCGCCCCACCACACCCCGGCCGACGCCAGACAGATGCGTACGGCGGTCGATTGCGACACTCCGAAGCTGTCGTGGCCGGTGTACAGCACCAGATTCAGTACGAGGACGAAGGCGCCGGCGGTGTAGCCGAAGGCCCAGCCACGCGAGGAGACGGTGTCGCGCTCGCCGGGTTCGGCGATCTGCGGCAGATAGGCGTTATAGAGGACCATCGAGACGGCCAGCGCCGAGTTCGCCACGATCAGCAGCAGGGCGCCCAGCAGGTAGCG contains:
- a CDS encoding MFS transporter, producing MSAGTAERAAGAADRRREQHGWYFYDFACSVYSTSVLTVFLGPYLTSVAKSAADAGGFVHPLGIPLRAGSVFAYSVSASVVAAVVVMPLVGAAADRTGRKKPLLAASAYIGAAATAGMFFLNGDRYLLGALLLIVANSALAVSMVLYNAYLPQIAEPGERDTVSSRGWAFGYTAGAFVLVLNLVLYTGHDSFGVSQSTAVRICLASAGVWWGAFTVIPLRRLRDRRVAAGGGRGAVGAGWRQLMATLRDMRRYPLTLSFLLAYLVYNDGIQTVISQASVYGSEELGLGQTTLITAILLVQVLAVAGALGMGRLARTHGAKRTVLGSLAVWTLILCVGYFLPPGRPFLFFLLAAAIGTVLGGSQALSRSLFSHLVPPGKEAEYFSAYEMSDRGLSWLGPLIFGLAYQLTGDYRDAIASLVIFFVLGFLLLARVPVKDAVTAAGNAVPDRI